Proteins encoded by one window of Anopheles maculipalpis chromosome 2RL, idAnoMacuDA_375_x, whole genome shotgun sequence:
- the LOC126559535 gene encoding molybdopterin synthase sulfur carrier subunit, with protein sequence MSASDSVRVKLLFFAKSRELAGLSGTDDFLVPHSVIKCSELLDLICNRFNLSLIRNNVILAHNEQYCADLSETIRIRSGDELAVIPPISGG encoded by the coding sequence ATGAGCGCTTCAGATTCCGTGCGGGTGAAGCTGTTATTTTTCGCGAAATCTCGGGAACTAGCCGGTCTGTCCGGTACGGACGACTTTCTTGTGCCGCACTCCGTGATCAAGTGTTCCGAGCTGCTCGATCTGATCTGTAATCGGTTCAATCTGTCCCTGATTCGCAACAATGTTATACTAGCGCATAACGAGCAGTACTGTGCGGATCTAAGTGAAACCATACGCATTCGCAGCGGAGACGAGCTGGCCGTGATACCACCCATTTCGGGAGGATAG